The Lysinibacillus pakistanensis genome includes a window with the following:
- a CDS encoding YpdA family putative bacillithiol disulfide reductase: MQQADAIIVGGGPCGLAAAIALQNIGLQPIVIEKGNIVNSIYNYPTHQTFFSTSERLAIGDVPFIIEGRKPKRNQALVYYREVVRLKNIQVNRFEKVNSVKKKDALFTVTTDKEVYETPYVVIATGYYDHPNYLKIKGEQLPKVFHYFKEGHEFFDTDVLVIGGKNSAVDAALELNKAGARVTVVYRGNEYSPSIKPWVLPEFDGVVRNGEVKMHFNTNVLEILEHEVVLEIDGQEEVLQNDFVFAMTGYHPDHSFIRAMGVTIDDETGRPFITPETMETNIEGLFIAGVIAAGNNANEIFIENGRFHGDCIAQTIAKRTK, from the coding sequence ATGCAGCAAGCAGATGCCATAATTGTTGGAGGCGGACCATGTGGTTTAGCAGCAGCAATAGCTTTGCAAAATATTGGACTACAGCCAATAGTGATTGAAAAGGGGAATATTGTAAATTCGATTTACAATTATCCTACACATCAAACCTTTTTTAGTACAAGTGAACGTCTAGCTATCGGAGATGTACCTTTTATTATTGAAGGACGCAAGCCAAAACGAAATCAAGCACTTGTGTATTATCGAGAAGTTGTGCGTTTGAAAAATATTCAGGTAAATCGCTTTGAAAAAGTAAATAGCGTGAAGAAAAAAGATGCTTTATTTACAGTAACAACAGATAAAGAAGTATATGAAACGCCCTATGTCGTGATAGCAACTGGCTATTATGACCATCCCAATTATTTAAAGATAAAGGGAGAACAATTACCGAAAGTCTTCCATTATTTTAAAGAAGGACATGAATTTTTTGATACAGATGTATTAGTGATAGGTGGAAAAAATTCAGCGGTGGATGCAGCGCTTGAGCTAAATAAAGCTGGTGCTCGGGTGACGGTAGTTTATCGTGGCAATGAGTATTCACCTAGCATCAAACCATGGGTATTACCAGAATTTGATGGAGTAGTAAGAAATGGAGAAGTGAAGATGCACTTCAATACAAATGTGCTAGAAATTCTTGAGCATGAGGTTGTTTTAGAGATAGATGGTCAAGAAGAAGTTTTACAAAATGATTTTGTATTTGCAATGACTGGCTATCATCCAGATCATTCGTTTATTCGTGCTATGGGTGTAACTATTGATGATGAAACGGGGCGTCCGTTTATTACACCAGAGACGATGGAGACGAATATAGAGGGATTGTTTATTGCTGGTGTGATTGCAGCAGGAAATAATGCCAATGAGATCTTTATCGAGAATGGCCGCTTCCATGGCGATTGTATTGCACAAACTATTGCTAAAAGAACAAAATAA
- a CDS encoding glycerol-3-phosphate acyltransferase translates to MHLSGVYWLLSYIIGNFMTAFFVGKAYGINLQEERSKNLGARNAGSVIGKAAFVWTFFGDSLKGVAVVLLGRLWHLEEWVINVGATCVIFGHLFPVWLKFNGGKGVATFIGVGLALSTGLFFWMILGSALVFGLTRSLTLGMVGGFVLYSMAIVQTGNFQLYIPIFIAMLCMLIKHMPNIKESLEKGK, encoded by the coding sequence GTGCATTTGAGTGGGGTGTACTGGCTCTTAAGTTATATAATAGGAAACTTTATGACGGCTTTTTTCGTTGGAAAAGCATATGGGATTAACCTTCAAGAAGAAAGAAGTAAAAACTTAGGAGCCCGTAATGCAGGGAGTGTAATTGGCAAAGCTGCATTCGTATGGACATTTTTTGGCGACTCGCTGAAGGGTGTAGCAGTCGTTCTTTTGGGACGTTTATGGCACCTTGAAGAGTGGGTAATAAATGTGGGAGCGACCTGTGTTATTTTTGGTCATTTATTCCCTGTTTGGTTGAAATTTAACGGTGGAAAAGGCGTAGCTACTTTTATTGGAGTTGGTCTTGCCCTTTCAACAGGTCTATTTTTTTGGATGATTTTAGGAAGCGCACTTGTGTTTGGTCTTACTAGAAGTCTTACTCTTGGTATGGTTGGGGGCTTTGTTTTATATAGTATGGCTATTGTCCAAACGGGAAATTTTCAACTATACATACCGATATTCATAGCGATGCTTTGTATGCTAATCAAGCATATGCCAAATATCAAGGAATCATTAGAAAAAGGGAAGTGA
- a CDS encoding aminotransferase class V-fold PLP-dependent enzyme — protein sequence MYWCKIAQTEKEFEAIARLNYETFVEEIPQHEPNPAKKKVDRFHQENTYLVVYKGIELIGMIAFRDQRPFSIDEKIGKVEQYLSQEQCAKLCEIRLLAVKKAYRTGRVLLRLSQALNAFAYEKGYTAAVISGTTREEKLYKQIGFKQFAPAIGTKDAMFLPMLLTRQQFEQSFQHRLVTGGHTFYPGPVKQKVSIEYTDLSHRTATFGSLYGRVTSKLLQLSEAHHVALVVGTGTLANEVMLGQIKAQQLGRGIILTNGEFGERLRKQAERWALDFDVVEQRWGQAFDFVSIDTMLQKGSYQWLLAVHGETSTGTCNNLEQLVQLTKRYNMKLCIDCISTFGALPFSLKDCYLATAVSGKAIGALSGLAFVFSQKLAKPSTSIPAYMDLANYQQGAIPFTLPASLVRNVEVALQAYPARYELLQQRFDTLLQLPFMHYKLLTTNYPMLITLKCPKALSQLHTDLTLNQLFVHGDSRYLRENNFIQLSVIQPDFEQAIIRLQEILCYYQQVVEA from the coding sequence ATGTACTGGTGCAAAATAGCGCAAACTGAAAAAGAGTTTGAAGCGATTGCTCGTTTGAATTATGAAACCTTTGTGGAGGAAATTCCACAGCATGAGCCTAATCCTGCAAAAAAGAAGGTCGATCGCTTTCATCAGGAAAATACATATCTCGTTGTCTATAAAGGAATTGAATTAATTGGAATGATAGCCTTTCGAGATCAGCGACCATTTTCCATTGATGAAAAGATTGGAAAGGTGGAACAATATTTATCACAAGAACAATGTGCCAAGCTTTGCGAAATTCGTTTACTTGCTGTAAAGAAGGCTTATCGAACAGGGCGAGTTCTTTTAAGATTATCACAAGCATTGAATGCCTTTGCCTATGAAAAGGGGTATACGGCAGCTGTCATTTCTGGCACAACTCGTGAAGAGAAGCTTTATAAGCAAATAGGATTCAAGCAATTTGCACCTGCTATCGGTACGAAGGATGCTATGTTTTTGCCAATGTTATTAACTAGACAGCAATTTGAACAGTCCTTCCAGCATAGACTTGTAACAGGAGGTCATACATTTTATCCAGGTCCAGTAAAGCAGAAGGTGTCGATAGAATATACAGATTTATCCCATCGTACTGCTACATTTGGATCTCTTTATGGACGTGTGACTTCTAAGCTACTGCAACTATCGGAGGCTCACCATGTTGCCCTTGTTGTTGGGACTGGTACGTTAGCGAATGAAGTAATGCTTGGGCAAATAAAGGCACAGCAATTAGGACGAGGAATTATTTTAACGAATGGAGAATTTGGGGAACGTTTACGCAAGCAGGCAGAGCGTTGGGCATTGGATTTTGATGTTGTAGAGCAGAGATGGGGGCAAGCTTTTGATTTTGTGAGTATAGATACAATGCTACAAAAGGGAAGTTATCAGTGGTTACTTGCTGTGCATGGTGAAACCTCAACAGGCACTTGTAATAACTTAGAGCAGCTTGTGCAGCTCACAAAACGCTACAATATGAAGCTCTGCATTGATTGTATTAGCACTTTTGGCGCATTGCCATTCTCTTTAAAGGATTGTTATCTAGCAACAGCTGTGAGTGGTAAGGCAATAGGTGCATTAAGCGGTCTAGCATTTGTCTTTTCACAAAAGCTTGCGAAACCATCAACTTCAATACCAGCCTATATGGATTTAGCGAACTATCAGCAAGGAGCCATTCCATTCACATTACCTGCAAGCCTGGTTAGAAATGTTGAGGTGGCACTTCAGGCATATCCAGCACGCTATGAACTGCTACAGCAGCGCTTTGATACTCTACTGCAGCTACCGTTCATGCATTATAAACTATTAACAACCAATTATCCAATGCTCATTACGTTAAAATGTCCAAAGGCTCTGTCTCAATTACATACGGATTTAACATTAAATCAACTATTTGTCCATGGAGACAGCCGTTATTTACGTGAAAATAATTTCATTCAGCTATCAGTAATACAACCAGATTTTGAACAAGCTATTATTCGTCTCCAAGAGATTTTGTGCTATTATCAACAGGTTGTTGAAGCATAA
- a CDS encoding asparaginase, with translation MKKTILLIHTGGTISMAMSDEGAVMPNKENPLMQESSKLDSLASIIEMEAFNLPSPHITPKEMLMLRNLIIDKVSEEKIDGVVITHGTDTLEETAYFLELTTDLSIPIVLTGAMRSSNELGADGIYNLMEAVRVAVDEEAREKGVLVVMNDEVHLAVNTTKTSTSSVNTFQSPQYGPIGLITKSRILFHHAPIRRQYVDIKGLSKRVAMLKVYAGMEVDLLDVVLACKYDGVVLEGLGQGNVPPTVVKGIESLIERGIPVVLVSRCFNGIAEGVYGYVGGGKMLEDLGAIFATGINGQKARLKLLIGLNKSGTPLHLKDFFM, from the coding sequence ATGAAAAAAACAATTTTATTAATTCATACAGGTGGCACAATTTCTATGGCTATGAGTGACGAAGGTGCTGTTATGCCAAATAAGGAAAATCCTCTTATGCAAGAAAGTAGCAAGCTCGACTCATTAGCATCTATTATTGAAATGGAAGCCTTTAACCTTCCATCACCACATATCACACCAAAAGAAATGCTAATGTTACGCAATCTAATAATTGATAAAGTTTCAGAGGAAAAAATTGATGGCGTTGTTATTACACATGGAACAGATACATTAGAGGAAACAGCTTATTTTTTAGAGCTAACAACGGATTTATCAATTCCTATTGTTTTAACGGGTGCAATGCGCTCCTCTAATGAACTTGGAGCAGATGGTATATATAATTTAATGGAGGCAGTTCGTGTTGCGGTAGATGAAGAAGCGCGTGAAAAAGGAGTGCTTGTTGTCATGAATGACGAGGTCCATCTTGCTGTCAATACAACAAAGACAAGCACTAGTTCAGTCAACACCTTCCAATCTCCTCAGTATGGACCCATCGGACTTATTACAAAATCAAGAATATTATTTCATCACGCTCCTATCCGCCGGCAATATGTTGACATAAAAGGATTATCAAAACGAGTGGCCATGCTGAAAGTCTATGCAGGCATGGAAGTCGATTTACTTGATGTTGTCCTCGCATGTAAATATGATGGCGTAGTATTAGAAGGACTTGGACAGGGCAATGTACCCCCAACCGTTGTAAAAGGAATTGAGAGTTTAATAGAACGTGGTATTCCTGTTGTACTCGTTTCCCGTTGTTTTAACGGTATTGCAGAAGGTGTCTATGGCTATGTAGGCGGCGGCAAAATGCTGGAAGACCTAGGCGCAATATTTGCCACTGGTATTAATGGCCAAAAGGCACGATTAAAATTATTAATAGGGCTCAATAAATCAGGCACTCCACTTCATTTAAAGGATTTTTTCATGTAA
- the prsW gene encoding glutamic-type intramembrane protease PrsW, with protein sequence MIILLSAAIAPGLALFSYFYLRNQMATEPRKTLLQTFLYGAFLTFPILFLQYVLTEEGVFQYLYLQDVIFSSVVEEFFKWFVLLIAIYNHVEFDDPYDGILYGASVSLGFATVENILYLFSFGLDTAFMRALLPVSSHALFGVVMGYYYGRAKFSKLAKTNEMIAMALCAPVVLHILYNTILSFKGYWVYLMIPFMLFLWWFGLRKVKLAHYHLVQHLHMHKKI encoded by the coding sequence ATGATCATTTTATTATCAGCTGCCATTGCTCCCGGTCTAGCGCTTTTTAGTTATTTCTATTTGCGCAATCAGATGGCAACGGAGCCAAGAAAAACCTTACTTCAAACGTTTTTGTATGGTGCATTTTTAACATTTCCTATCTTGTTTTTACAATATGTCTTAACAGAGGAAGGGGTTTTTCAATATCTTTATCTACAGGATGTTATATTTTCTAGTGTAGTTGAAGAATTTTTTAAATGGTTTGTGCTTTTAATTGCAATCTATAATCATGTTGAATTTGATGATCCCTATGATGGCATACTGTATGGTGCAAGTGTATCTCTTGGCTTTGCCACGGTTGAAAATATATTATATTTATTTTCATTCGGTTTAGATACAGCATTTATGCGAGCTTTATTACCTGTATCAAGTCATGCCTTGTTTGGTGTTGTAATGGGCTATTATTATGGACGTGCCAAGTTTTCGAAGCTTGCAAAGACGAATGAAATGATTGCTATGGCGCTTTGTGCACCGGTAGTATTACACATTTTATATAATACAATTTTATCATTTAAAGGCTACTGGGTATATTTAATGATACCGTTTATGCTATTTTTATGGTGGTTTGGACTAAGAAAAGTAAAACTCGCTCACTATCACCTTGTGCAACACTTGCATATGCATAAAAAAATATAA